One Candidatus Woesearchaeota archaeon DNA window includes the following coding sequences:
- the asnS gene encoding asparagine--tRNA ligase gives MADYISIREAMDKGSGEVSIRGWVYRERGSNKIKFVVLRDSTDIIQCVIAKSDVGEEKFMVADKLQIEASIELTGTIKKEERAPTGYEILVKDFDLVGPSDMFPVKAGQDREFLDDNRHLWLRSRRMSAILKMRSTIFGAIHEYFRGAGFYEYHSPIFQSVQCEGGSTLFAVDYFRKKGVFLAQTWQLYAEPAIFALEKIYTVSPSFRAEKSKTSRHLTEYWHAEMEVAWADFKQIQDYGEALIKHVVKRVLEKNQDELKILERDPKKLEPTVSKPFPRMTYSDAVKLLNDNFRMGIGWGKDLRTIEEDKLSSLYDTPILVTHYPKIVKAFYMKESPDNPDTVHGVDFIAPEGYGEIIGGSERESDLAKIEARLREMGEDVSQYSFYLDTRRYGSVPHGGFGFGVERVISWICGLDSIKDAIPFPRTMLRFKP, from the coding sequence ATGGCAGATTACATATCTATCAGGGAAGCTATGGATAAGGGCTCTGGTGAAGTGAGTATCAGGGGCTGGGTCTATAGGGAAAGAGGTTCAAATAAGATAAAGTTCGTTGTCTTGAGGGATTCGACTGATATTATACAATGTGTTATAGCAAAGTCTGATGTTGGAGAAGAGAAGTTCATGGTTGCAGATAAGCTTCAGATTGAGGCCTCGATCGAGCTCACCGGCACAATCAAGAAGGAGGAGAGAGCGCCTACCGGTTATGAGATCCTTGTTAAGGATTTTGACCTGGTCGGACCCAGCGATATGTTCCCTGTCAAGGCAGGCCAGGACCGTGAGTTCCTTGATGACAACAGGCATCTTTGGCTGAGGAGCAGGAGGATGTCTGCAATACTCAAGATGAGGAGCACGATATTCGGCGCCATCCACGAGTATTTCAGGGGTGCGGGTTTCTATGAATATCATTCCCCGATTTTCCAGTCTGTGCAGTGCGAAGGCGGTTCCACTTTGTTTGCTGTCGATTATTTCAGGAAGAAAGGTGTCTTTCTTGCTCAGACCTGGCAGCTCTATGCCGAGCCCGCGATTTTTGCGCTTGAGAAGATATATACTGTCTCGCCTTCTTTCAGGGCTGAGAAATCAAAGACAAGTCGTCATCTGACAGAATACTGGCATGCTGAGATGGAGGTTGCATGGGCAGATTTCAAGCAGATCCAGGATTATGGTGAAGCCCTTATCAAACATGTGGTCAAGCGGGTGCTTGAGAAGAATCAGGATGAGCTGAAGATTCTTGAGAGGGATCCGAAGAAGCTTGAGCCTACTGTCTCAAAGCCATTCCCGCGCATGACTTATTCTGATGCAGTCAAGCTCCTAAATGATAATTTCAGGATGGGCATCGGGTGGGGCAAGGACTTGCGTACTATTGAGGAGGACAAGCTGAGTTCTCTGTATGACACCCCGATTCTGGTCACTCATTATCCTAAGATTGTCAAGGCATTCTACATGAAGGAATCTCCTGATAACCCGGACACTGTGCATGGTGTCGACTTCATCGCTCCTGAGGGTTATGGTGAGATCATAGGGGGCAGTGAGAGGGAGTCTGATCTGGCCAAGATTGAGGCAAGGCTCAGGGAGATGGGTGAGGATGTGAGCCAGTATTCTTTCTATCTTGACACTCGCCGTTATGGCTCTGTCCCTCATGGAGGTTTTGGTTTTGGTGTTGAGAGGGTCATCAGCTGGATCTGCGGTCTGGACAGCATCAAGGACGCGATACCCTTCCCAAGGACAATGCTCAGATTCAAGCCCTAA
- a CDS encoding aspartate--ammonia ligase, which yields MSTRTSSIKIPEGYTNHLSLRETEVAIKRIKDFFQDGLAKALKLQRVSAPLFVSTGTGINDDLNGTEKKVSFRIKAHDDSPAEIVFSLAKWKRLALSDYGFGEGEGLYADMNAIRPDEDVLDNLHSVYVDQWDWEKIIGKEDRSLDYLRQTVRKIYSVMKDTERMICSAYPGISPVLPDEITFLHTEDLLKSYPDISPKQREDLVAGEYGAVFLIGIGGELEDGSIHDGRAPDYDDWTTETVDGKRGLNGDIIVWHPVLQCAFEISSMGIRVDKDALMAQLMIRDAVSRKEQDWHKRLLRDELPLSIGGGIGQSRLCMFFLRKAHIGEVQSSIWPASTLEECRKAGISLL from the coding sequence ATGTCAACCAGAACTTCAAGCATTAAGATTCCGGAAGGATACACGAACCATCTCTCATTGAGGGAGACAGAGGTTGCGATAAAGCGGATAAAGGATTTTTTCCAGGATGGCCTGGCAAAGGCGCTTAAGCTGCAGAGGGTCTCTGCCCCTTTGTTTGTCTCGACAGGCACTGGCATCAATGATGATCTGAACGGCACAGAGAAGAAGGTCTCTTTCAGGATAAAGGCCCATGATGATTCGCCAGCCGAGATTGTCTTCTCTCTTGCTAAATGGAAGAGGCTGGCCCTTTCAGATTATGGTTTTGGGGAAGGTGAAGGCCTTTATGCGGATATGAATGCGATCCGTCCTGACGAGGATGTGCTTGACAACCTGCACTCTGTTTACGTCGACCAATGGGATTGGGAGAAGATAATAGGCAAGGAAGACAGGTCTCTTGATTATCTCAGGCAGACTGTGAGGAAGATCTATTCTGTCATGAAGGATACAGAGAGGATGATCTGCAGCGCTTATCCGGGCATATCTCCTGTACTGCCTGATGAGATCACGTTTCTTCATACAGAGGATCTTCTGAAGTCTTATCCTGATATCTCTCCTAAGCAGAGGGAGGATCTTGTTGCCGGGGAATATGGCGCTGTCTTCCTGATAGGTATTGGCGGTGAGCTGGAAGATGGTTCGATCCATGATGGCAGGGCTCCTGATTATGATGATTGGACAACTGAGACAGTTGATGGCAAGAGAGGATTGAATGGTGATATCATTGTGTGGCATCCTGTTCTGCAATGTGCTTTTGAGATAAGCTCCATGGGCATCAGGGTTGATAAGGATGCTTTGATGGCTCAGCTGATGATCAGGGATGCGGTCAGCAGGAAGGAGCAGGACTGGCATAAGAGGTTGCTCAGGGATGAGCTTCCGTTGAGCATCGGAGGAGGCATTGGCCAGTCCAGGCTTTGCATGTTTTTCCTCAGGAAGGCGCATATAGGTGAGGTGCAGTCAAGCATCTGGCCTGCTTCAACTCTTGAAGAATGTAGGAAAGCAGGGATATCCCTGCTCTGA
- a CDS encoding Lrp/AsnC family transcriptional regulator has product MKLDKQDLGILELLKQDGNLTTSRIGKKLGLPITTVHNRIKKLRKEGIIKRYTIETDDAKLGYILKAFILVTADYGRDKQISQEGIVKKLLKLEEVEEAKIVTGTIDIIIRIRTKGIEDLNNFLLKKLRNIEGIDKTQTMVILG; this is encoded by the coding sequence TTGAAACTGGACAAGCAAGACCTCGGGATCCTCGAATTGCTCAAGCAAGATGGGAACCTCACAACGAGCAGGATAGGCAAGAAGCTCGGGCTCCCCATAACAACAGTGCACAACAGGATCAAGAAACTGAGGAAAGAGGGCATCATCAAAAGATATACAATAGAGACAGATGATGCAAAGCTCGGGTATATCCTCAAGGCATTCATACTGGTGACAGCAGATTACGGAAGGGACAAGCAGATAAGCCAAGAAGGGATCGTCAAGAAACTCCTCAAGCTTGAGGAAGTGGAAGAAGCGAAGATAGTGACAGGGACAATCGACATAATAATCAGGATAAGGACAAAAGGCATAGAGGACCTAAACAATTTCCTCCTGAAGAAACTGCGCAACATCGAAGGAATCGACAAGACACAGACAATGGTCATCCTGGGATGA
- the aspS gene encoding aspartate--tRNA ligase — MLRTHTCGELRKADVGKQVQLAGWLNKLRTFGSLTFIDIRDRYGITQVVVDPKIDISKLKPEFVIQVKGKVVERKDKNKELPTGDIEITAQELNILNTCDTLPMSISEEIASTEETRLKYRYLDLRKPAVQNYFAVRHKAAMAAREYLSSQDFMELETPMLVKSTPEGARDYVVPSRVNPGKFYALPQSPQLYKQILMVAGFDRYFQLPRCLRDEDLRQDRQPEHTQIDLEMSYVSEVQDIWRIVEGLFRHIFKKAIGYDLKTPFPVISWKDSMDQYGIDKPDIRYDMRIFDVSDIVRDCGFGVFKDTVNKGGVVKGLKAEGCGDYSRKDIDRLTELTKVHHAKGLVTLKVKDGRLDGSAAKFLDERIQKDLIRTAGAKDGDLLLFIADEWQTACTVLGQLRIHLGKELKLFDPSDFKFCWISDFPLFEWNKDEKKWDPAHHMFCMPKEEHIKMLETDPGKVFCTQYDVALNGVELGSGSIRINRPDIQEKVMKVIGMSEEEAQMKFGFLLNAFRYGAPPHGGIGIGFDRVVALMCRLEDIREVILFPKNKSAQCPMDDSPSVIDRKQLDELNIDVRKR; from the coding sequence ATGCTAAGGACTCATACTTGTGGCGAGCTGCGTAAGGCAGATGTCGGGAAACAAGTGCAGTTAGCTGGCTGGCTCAACAAGCTCAGGACTTTCGGTTCTCTTACCTTCATTGACATAAGAGATAGATACGGCATAACCCAGGTTGTTGTTGATCCGAAGATTGACATCTCTAAGCTGAAGCCTGAATTTGTCATCCAGGTTAAAGGTAAGGTGGTGGAAAGGAAGGATAAGAACAAGGAGCTTCCGACTGGGGATATTGAGATCACTGCGCAGGAGCTTAATATTCTCAACACCTGTGACACTCTTCCTATGTCGATTTCTGAGGAGATTGCATCAACAGAAGAGACAAGGCTGAAGTATCGTTATCTTGATCTCAGGAAGCCGGCAGTGCAGAATTATTTTGCTGTGCGTCACAAGGCTGCAATGGCTGCAAGAGAATATCTCTCGTCGCAGGATTTCATGGAACTCGAGACCCCTATGCTAGTCAAGTCCACTCCTGAAGGCGCAAGGGATTATGTTGTTCCATCAAGAGTCAATCCTGGAAAGTTCTATGCACTCCCCCAGTCTCCTCAGCTTTACAAGCAGATCCTTATGGTTGCTGGTTTTGATAGGTACTTTCAACTACCAAGATGCTTAAGAGATGAAGACTTGAGGCAGGATCGTCAGCCAGAGCACACTCAGATTGATCTTGAGATGAGCTATGTGAGCGAAGTCCAGGATATCTGGAGGATTGTTGAAGGCTTGTTCAGGCATATTTTCAAGAAGGCCATCGGTTATGATCTCAAGACACCTTTCCCTGTCATCTCCTGGAAAGATTCCATGGATCAGTATGGGATAGACAAGCCGGATATAAGGTATGATATGAGGATATTTGATGTTTCTGATATTGTCAGGGATTGTGGTTTTGGCGTATTCAAGGACACTGTCAATAAAGGCGGTGTCGTGAAAGGGCTGAAGGCAGAAGGCTGTGGTGATTATTCAAGAAAGGATATTGACAGGCTCACTGAACTCACTAAGGTCCATCATGCTAAAGGTCTTGTCACACTTAAGGTGAAAGATGGCAGGCTGGACGGCAGCGCTGCCAAGTTCCTCGATGAAAGGATCCAGAAGGATCTCATCAGGACAGCTGGTGCAAAAGATGGCGACCTCTTGTTGTTCATTGCAGATGAATGGCAGACAGCATGCACTGTCCTAGGTCAGTTGAGGATTCACCTAGGGAAAGAGCTCAAGCTCTTTGATCCCTCGGATTTCAAGTTCTGCTGGATCTCTGATTTCCCCTTGTTTGAATGGAACAAGGATGAGAAGAAATGGGATCCTGCGCATCATATGTTCTGCATGCCGAAGGAAGAGCATATCAAGATGCTTGAGACTGATCCGGGCAAGGTGTTCTGCACCCAGTATGATGTTGCCTTGAATGGCGTCGAGCTGGGATCCGGTTCTATCAGGATAAACAGGCCTGATATCCAGGAGAAGGTGATGAAGGTAATCGGCATGTCAGAAGAGGAGGCTCAGATGAAGTTCGGTTTCCTGCTCAACGCTTTCAGGTATGGTGCCCCCCCTCATGGTGGCATAGGCATAGGCTTTGACAGGGTTGTTGCTTTGATGTGCAGGCTTGAGGATATAAGGGAGGTCATCCTTTTCCCTAAGAACAAGTCTGCGCAGTGTCCTATGGATGATTCCCCTTCTGTTATAGACAGGAAGCAGCTTGATGAATTGAATATTGATGTCCGAAAGAGATGA
- a CDS encoding MBL fold metallo-hydrolase: MDIKKLNHDSVMISGSVVIYFDPFKLDSDVPADIIFITHEHFDHCSPDDIKKLRKATTVIVAPEECRPKLEGDIRFVKPGDKIEVKGINIEAVPAYNLNKFRSPGVPFHPKSDNKVGYVVTVDGKRLYHAGDTDNIPEMSKLGDIDIAFLPVSGTYVMTPEEAAEACSIIRPKLAVPMHYGDIVGSSSDAERFKSLATCKVEIL; the protein is encoded by the coding sequence ATGGATATCAAGAAGCTTAATCATGATTCTGTAATGATCTCAGGCAGTGTTGTGATCTATTTTGACCCTTTCAAATTGGATTCTGATGTGCCTGCTGATATTATTTTCATAACTCATGAGCATTTTGACCATTGCAGCCCGGATGACATAAAGAAGCTCAGAAAAGCGACCACAGTGATTGTCGCTCCAGAGGAATGCAGGCCGAAGCTGGAAGGCGATATCAGGTTTGTGAAGCCCGGTGACAAGATAGAAGTGAAAGGGATCAATATTGAGGCGGTCCCTGCTTACAACCTGAACAAGTTCCGTTCTCCCGGTGTGCCTTTCCATCCAAAGAGTGACAATAAGGTCGGCTATGTGGTAACTGTTGATGGGAAGAGATTGTATCACGCCGGCGACACTGATAATATACCTGAGATGTCGAAGCTTGGTGATATAGACATAGCTTTTCTGCCTGTCTCTGGCACTTATGTGATGACTCCTGAAGAGGCTGCTGAAGCATGTAGCATTATCAGGCCCAAGCTTGCTGTGCCAATGCATTATGGCGATATCGTCGGATCTTCCTCTGATGCCGAGCGCTTCAAGTCCCTGGCCACTTGCAAGGTCGAGATTCTGTGA
- a CDS encoding M20 family metallopeptidase, with protein sequence MDKEVKENEQQCKALLKSIISKQTVNPPGNEYLAASVIKTFLKNHKIPFKVYAKDKKRPNMIVEIGKGRSTLIACHLDVVPAGEGWKSDPFRPIEKKGKIFGRGSSDNKGALASALIAASILKSYEHRLKKKFIFAFVSDEERGNAYGMDFLLKKNLVRADFAIIPDMDGHLDMIAIGEKGYLDIKITSIGRQAHSSDPGSGINALQNLADFVSLLNKHRMKFRKDKLFTPPTLVPAMMSAGSAPNIVPGKAELILNIRYLPSQDPKRILSDLKVLSKRVRGSRFRFEIGQHLPPHKLRISGPITDLQKTMKRITGRKPKLKGLSGATFAKPLNIRGIKAVAIGCSPKHVAHMADEYIEVSQLADMTRLVCYYAFG encoded by the coding sequence ATGGACAAGGAAGTGAAAGAGAATGAGCAGCAGTGCAAAGCCCTCCTAAAATCTATAATCAGCAAACAGACAGTCAATCCCCCTGGCAATGAATATCTGGCAGCATCAGTGATAAAGACATTTCTTAAGAATCATAAGATACCTTTCAAGGTGTATGCAAAGGATAAGAAGAGACCTAACATGATCGTTGAGATCGGCAAAGGCAGATCAACGCTCATCGCCTGCCATTTGGATGTTGTTCCTGCAGGCGAAGGCTGGAAGTCTGATCCTTTCAGGCCCATTGAGAAGAAGGGTAAGATTTTTGGAAGGGGCTCCTCAGACAACAAAGGTGCGCTTGCTTCTGCTCTGATAGCCGCATCGATCCTGAAGTCATATGAGCACAGGCTTAAGAAAAAGTTCATTTTCGCTTTTGTTTCTGACGAGGAGAGAGGCAATGCTTATGGCATGGATTTTCTCCTGAAGAAGAACCTGGTCAGGGCTGATTTTGCAATCATCCCTGACATGGATGGTCATCTCGACATGATTGCTATAGGTGAGAAGGGTTATCTTGACATCAAGATAACTTCTATCGGCAGGCAGGCTCATTCATCTGATCCAGGCTCAGGCATCAATGCTCTGCAGAACTTAGCAGATTTTGTCTCTTTGCTCAATAAGCACAGGATGAAGTTCAGGAAAGACAAGCTTTTTACACCACCGACTCTTGTTCCTGCAATGATGAGCGCGGGTTCAGCTCCGAACATTGTGCCGGGAAAGGCTGAGCTCATTCTCAATATCCGGTATCTTCCTTCTCAGGATCCGAAGAGGATCCTCTCTGATCTCAAGGTTTTATCAAAGAGGGTCAGAGGATCAAGGTTCAGGTTTGAGATTGGGCAGCATCTTCCTCCTCATAAGCTCAGGATATCGGGGCCGATCACTGATTTGCAGAAGACAATGAAGAGGATAACCGGCAGGAAGCCGAAGCTGAAGGGCCTTTCAGGTGCGACATTTGCAAAGCCGTTGAATATCAGGGGCATCAAGGCTGTTGCCATAGGGTGTTCTCCGAAGCATGTTGCTCACATGGCTGACGAGTACATTGAAGTCAGTCAGCTGGCAGACATGACGAGATTGGTCTGCTATTATGCTTTTGGATGA
- a CDS encoding HD domain-containing protein, with protein sequence MVVIKKDQHLSACADFIFELGNLKNVKRSGWWLLGIRDPESVSEHSLRTAQIGFILAKLEHADPFKVSVMCMIHDLHETRLNDLHKVGQRYIDFRKAELDAFRDQMDPLPANIAMEWLHLFEELQDQSSREAVIAKDADLLEVIAQSREYVEQGFRDARNWSDNAKGLLKTESARKLASALLKRDHRWWKDLKKIGRL encoded by the coding sequence GTGGTTGTTATCAAGAAAGACCAGCATCTGTCAGCATGTGCTGATTTCATTTTTGAATTGGGCAATCTTAAGAATGTGAAGCGTTCTGGGTGGTGGCTTCTCGGGATCCGGGATCCTGAATCTGTCTCAGAGCATTCTCTCCGCACAGCGCAGATAGGTTTCATTCTTGCGAAGCTCGAGCACGCAGACCCTTTCAAGGTCAGCGTGATGTGCATGATACATGATCTTCATGAGACAAGGCTCAATGATCTGCACAAGGTCGGCCAGCGCTACATTGATTTCAGGAAGGCTGAGCTTGACGCATTCAGGGACCAGATGGATCCGCTGCCGGCTAACATCGCGATGGAATGGCTCCATCTTTTTGAGGAGCTCCAAGATCAGTCCTCAAGAGAGGCCGTCATAGCGAAGGATGCTGATCTCCTGGAGGTCATAGCCCAGTCGCGTGAATATGTCGAGCAGGGTTTCAGGGATGCGAGGAATTGGAGCGACAATGCAAAAGGCCTTCTTAAGACCGAATCTGCCAGGAAGCTGGCATCTGCATTGCTGAAAAGGGATCATCGTTGGTGGAAGGATCTTAAGAAGATTGGAAGGCTGTGA